From the Deltaproteobacteria bacterium genome, one window contains:
- a CDS encoding TRAP transporter large permease subunit: protein MFGALIVLMASGIPIAFAFGVLNIVFLYVLVGPGALQAVALSSFTSVGTFAFIALPLFVLMGELVLHSGLAALAITSIGKWLGKMPGRLAVLAVLAGTAFGAGSGSSMASSATLGTILVPEMRKQGYDTGLAVGTLATSGGLAVLIPPSALMVIFGGISQLSVGDLLIGGILPGLLLASLLFGYIVIACTIWPQLAPAVEVEKVSWGERMVALKYFLPLVVLVLVVLGSIFMGIATPSESAAMGVAGAFCLGLAYRRLSWAILKASLLGTVEVSGFALLIVTSATAFSQILAHSGAAMGLSTFATELAVSQWIIIASMQIVILIMGAFMEPISIMLITVPIFFPVIRSLGLDPLWFAIVTMVNIELSLITPPFGMNLFVLKGVSPPDVTLGAIYRGVVPFVLINIIALALVMMFPPIAIWLPGLMR, encoded by the coding sequence ATGTTCGGCGCCCTCATCGTGCTGATGGCGTCGGGCATCCCCATCGCGTTCGCGTTCGGCGTGCTGAACATCGTTTTCCTGTACGTGTTGGTAGGACCGGGAGCGCTCCAGGCGGTGGCCCTCAGCAGCTTCACGAGCGTCGGCACCTTCGCGTTCATCGCCCTGCCCCTGTTCGTGCTGATGGGCGAGCTGGTGCTCCATTCCGGGCTTGCCGCCCTCGCCATCACGTCCATCGGCAAGTGGCTCGGCAAGATGCCCGGCCGCCTCGCGGTGCTGGCGGTGCTGGCCGGCACGGCCTTTGGAGCGGGCAGCGGTTCGAGCATGGCCAGTTCCGCAACCCTGGGCACGATCCTGGTCCCGGAAATGCGCAAGCAGGGCTACGACACGGGCCTGGCCGTGGGCACCCTGGCCACCTCGGGCGGGCTTGCCGTGCTCATCCCGCCCAGCGCGCTCATGGTGATCTTCGGCGGCATCAGCCAGCTTTCGGTGGGCGACCTGCTCATCGGCGGCATCCTGCCGGGACTGCTGCTGGCGTCGCTGCTCTTCGGCTACATCGTCATCGCCTGCACCATCTGGCCGCAACTGGCCCCCGCGGTGGAAGTCGAGAAGGTGTCCTGGGGCGAGCGCATGGTCGCGCTCAAGTACTTCCTGCCGCTGGTGGTTCTCGTGCTGGTGGTGCTGGGGTCGATCTTCATGGGCATCGCCACCCCCAGCGAGTCCGCCGCCATGGGCGTGGCCGGGGCCTTCTGCCTGGGTCTGGCCTACCGGCGCCTGTCGTGGGCGATCCTGAAGGCGTCGCTGCTCGGGACCGTGGAGGTCTCCGGTTTCGCCCTCCTCATCGTCACCAGCGCCACCGCTTTCAGCCAGATCCTGGCGCACTCCGGCGCCGCCATGGGCCTCTCCACCTTTGCCACCGAACTGGCGGTGTCCCAGTGGATCATCATCGCCAGCATGCAGATCGTGATCCTCATCATGGGCGCGTTCATGGAGCCCATCTCCATCATGCTCATCACCGTGCCGATCTTCTTCCCGGTGATCCGCTCCCTCGGCCTCGACCCCCTGTGGTTCGCCATCGTCACCATGGTGAACATCGAGCTGTCCCTCATCACCCCGCCCTTCGGCATGAACCTCTTCGTCTTGAAGGGCGTCTCCCCGCCCGACGTCACACTCGGCGCCATCTATCGCGGCGTCGTCCCCTTCGTCCTCATCAACATCATCGCCCTCGCCCTGGTGATGATGTTCCCGCCGATCGCAATCTGGTTGCCGGGTTTGATGCGGTAG
- a CDS encoding LLM class flavin-dependent oxidoreductase has protein sequence MRFYVNILSTYFPDLDPPYEVYYRQMLEQIELAEELGFECFMFNEHHFLGYGGLVANPAVMLAAAATRTSRIRLGPCIAILSVRHPLQVAEDYAMVDAISGGRLEFGIGLGNTALDYRVFETPQEEGRARYQEAHDIIVKAWTQERFSHEGEFWKFEEITLYPRPVQQPLPLTWVAGTSPEGLGWAGRNGYHIMTVGHPHPPDKVGAGVQAWREGLAATGRDPADYHCQYHLRTYVNENAMIARETGEKAIDRYEAISRIQRKAPPPPGFVYDWKGMLETGRNLYGTPEQCIEIIKHASRHYHFDTLTHNFNFGGLPHEEVKKSMRLFAHEVMPAFR, from the coding sequence ATGCGATTCTACGTCAATATCCTCTCCACCTACTTTCCGGACCTGGACCCGCCCTACGAGGTCTACTACCGGCAGATGCTGGAGCAGATCGAGCTGGCCGAAGAGCTGGGGTTCGAGTGCTTCATGTTCAACGAGCACCACTTCCTGGGTTACGGTGGCCTCGTCGCCAATCCGGCGGTGATGCTGGCGGCCGCCGCTACCCGTACGTCGCGCATCCGCCTGGGTCCGTGCATTGCCATCTTGAGCGTGCGTCACCCGCTGCAGGTGGCCGAGGATTACGCCATGGTGGACGCCATTTCCGGCGGCCGGCTGGAGTTCGGCATCGGGCTGGGCAATACGGCGCTGGACTACCGCGTCTTCGAGACGCCGCAGGAGGAAGGACGGGCGCGCTACCAGGAGGCGCATGACATCATCGTCAAGGCGTGGACCCAGGAGCGCTTCAGCCACGAAGGGGAGTTCTGGAAGTTCGAGGAGATCACGCTCTACCCCCGGCCCGTGCAGCAGCCGCTGCCGCTCACCTGGGTGGCGGGTACCTCGCCGGAGGGACTGGGGTGGGCCGGGCGGAACGGCTACCACATCATGACCGTCGGCCATCCCCATCCGCCCGACAAGGTGGGCGCGGGGGTGCAGGCCTGGCGCGAGGGCTTGGCGGCAACGGGCCGCGACCCGGCGGACTACCACTGCCAGTACCACCTGCGCACCTACGTCAACGAGAACGCCATGATCGCCCGGGAGACCGGAGAGAAGGCCATCGACCGCTACGAGGCCATCTCAAGGATCCAGCGCAAGGCGCCGCCTCCACCGGGTTTCGTCTACGACTGGAAGGGCATGCTGGAAACCGGCCGCAACCTCTACGGCACGCCGGAGCAGTGCATCGAGATCATCAAGCACGCCTCGCGCCACTACCACTTCGACACCCTCACCCACAACTTCAACTTCGGCGGACTCCCGCACGAGGAAGTGAAGAAGTCCATGCGCCTCTTCGCGCACGAAGTCATGCCGGCGTTCCGGTAG
- a CDS encoding nucleotidyltransferase family protein, which produces MNASLDIPSARLAEFCRANGIVSLAIFGSALRDDFGPGSDVDLLVEFAPGRTPGLRFVDIADELSDLFGRPVDVVTRSAVERSPNFIRRRAILESAQVVYAG; this is translated from the coding sequence ATGAACGCAAGTCTCGACATCCCAAGTGCACGGCTCGCTGAGTTCTGCCGTGCCAACGGCATCGTGAGCCTCGCCATCTTCGGCTCGGCATTACGCGATGATTTCGGACCTGGGAGTGACGTCGACCTGCTGGTCGAGTTTGCGCCCGGCCGCACGCCCGGTCTCCGTTTCGTAGACATCGCTGACGAGTTGTCCGACCTGTTCGGCAGGCCCGTAGACGTGGTAACGCGCTCAGCAGTAGAGCGAAGCCCGAACTTCATCCGGCGTAGAGCAATCCTCGAATCCGCCCAGGTTGTCTATGCGGGGTGA
- a CDS encoding TRAP transporter small permease gives MLQNLSLAFDKANRVLSTVSAAFVVVMTVSILYDVFARLIFHAPTIWVIDMNEYLLVYLTFVPAAWILMNDHHVKVELLTVRLEPAKQRRLRVVTDILGLIYCAVLTWQAWAVAWHAFENGYRFSTALNFPKFPVLVIIPIGAAWLGLGFVFRILAGERGRTDITPGEGGV, from the coding sequence ATGTTGCAAAACCTGAGCCTCGCCTTCGACAAGGCGAACCGTGTGCTCAGTACCGTCTCTGCCGCCTTCGTGGTGGTGATGACGGTGTCCATTCTGTACGACGTCTTTGCCCGCCTCATCTTCCACGCGCCTACGATCTGGGTCATCGACATGAACGAATACCTGTTGGTGTACCTCACGTTCGTTCCGGCCGCCTGGATCCTCATGAACGACCATCACGTAAAGGTCGAGCTCCTGACCGTGCGTCTCGAACCGGCGAAGCAACGCCGGCTGCGGGTCGTAACGGACATCCTGGGACTGATCTACTGCGCGGTGCTGACGTGGCAGGCGTGGGCGGTGGCGTGGCACGCGTTCGAGAACGGCTACCGCTTCTCCACCGCCCTCAACTTCCCGAAGTTCCCGGTTCTGGTCATCATCCCCATCGGTGCCGCGTGGCTAGGTCTGGGCTTCGTATTCCGAATCCTTGCCGGGGAGCGTGGGCGCACCGACATCACACCCGGGGAAGGAGGCGTCTGA
- a CDS encoding DUF86 domain-containing protein → MRGDDAYLLDMLVAARKAVAFAAELTYQRFARSELHQNAILKTLEVVGEAASRVSEDFKTAHPEIPWRQIVGFRNRIVHVYFEIDLGIVWRVVQDDLPVLISRLEIFVPTGTE, encoded by the coding sequence ATGCGGGGTGATGACGCCTACCTGCTCGACATGCTGGTGGCGGCACGCAAGGCCGTCGCTTTCGCGGCGGAACTCACCTATCAGCGGTTCGCTCGCAGCGAGCTTCACCAGAACGCAATCCTCAAGACGTTAGAGGTGGTCGGCGAAGCCGCCTCACGGGTAAGTGAGGATTTCAAAACGGCACATCCAGAAATTCCTTGGCGCCAAATCGTCGGATTCCGCAACCGCATCGTCCACGTCTATTTCGAGATTGACCTCGGCATTGTCTGGCGCGTTGTACAGGACGATTTACCGGTGTTGATCTCACGACTAGAGATCTTTGTGCCGACGGGAACCGAATGA
- a CDS encoding LLM class flavin-dependent oxidoreductase encodes MKFGLFIIGDDDPELRLDLKAYYERMLEQVRYGESLGYECFWFGEHHFDFHGVIPSPTVMMSAAATCTDTIRLGVAVALLPYRDPVLTAEEYAMIDVLSGGRLDFGVGRGTPPELVGFGVKEDNRDLLVESLEVVEMAWREGRVSYQGRFHQIDDVSLNVQPVQRPLPPVYFAALSPGSYQVAGERGYPILGIPFASCKDMAEVKRKVSGYKETLSQNGHDPAAFDVGQTIHTHVAESDDAARRRARPAMSRYYEARKSVRPRGYDELDQGRMLMVGGPARCLEQIEEIADTGTNYIIFSMNFAGLDQASILESMAMMVEEVLPKVEGRS; translated from the coding sequence ATGAAATTCGGTCTTTTCATCATCGGCGACGACGACCCGGAGCTTCGGCTCGACCTCAAGGCCTACTACGAGCGGATGCTGGAGCAGGTCCGCTACGGCGAGTCCCTGGGCTACGAGTGCTTCTGGTTCGGCGAGCACCACTTCGATTTCCACGGCGTCATCCCGTCGCCCACCGTGATGATGTCCGCCGCGGCCACGTGCACCGACACTATCCGCCTGGGCGTCGCGGTGGCGTTGCTGCCCTACCGCGACCCCGTGCTGACGGCCGAGGAATACGCCATGATCGACGTGCTGAGCGGCGGCCGGCTCGACTTCGGCGTCGGGCGCGGCACCCCGCCCGAACTCGTCGGCTTCGGCGTCAAGGAGGACAACCGCGACCTGCTGGTGGAAAGCCTGGAAGTCGTCGAGATGGCCTGGCGCGAGGGCAGGGTGTCCTACCAGGGACGGTTCCACCAAATCGACGACGTGTCCCTGAACGTGCAGCCGGTCCAGAGACCGTTGCCGCCGGTGTACTTCGCCGCCCTGAGCCCGGGCTCTTACCAAGTGGCCGGCGAGCGCGGCTATCCCATCCTCGGCATCCCCTTCGCGAGCTGCAAGGACATGGCCGAGGTCAAACGGAAGGTGAGCGGCTACAAGGAAACCCTGAGCCAGAACGGCCACGACCCCGCCGCCTTCGACGTCGGCCAGACCATCCACACCCACGTGGCCGAATCCGACGACGCCGCCCGGCGCCGCGCCCGCCCCGCCATGAGCCGCTACTACGAGGCGCGCAAGTCCGTGCGCCCCCGCGGCTACGACGAGCTCGACCAGGGCCGCATGCTCATGGTCGGCGGCCCCGCCCGCTGCCTCGAGCAGATCGAGGAGATCGCCGACACCGGCACCAACTACATCATCTTCTCCATGAACTTCGCCGGCCTCGACCAGGCCAGCATCCTGGAGTCCATGGCGATGATGGTGGAGGAGGTGCTGCCGAAGGTTGAGGGGAGAAGTTAG
- a CDS encoding fatty acid desaturase, whose protein sequence is MAVAESSRQVPDHHELVGRLSREQRLDLLQRSDVKGLLHLSGHLGALGVTGSLIAFEAPGWPVLLPLHGILLVFLFCLQHEAVHKTPFRSAGLNAAAAWGAGVVRLLPPVWFQHFHMDHHRYTHDPVRDPELARPLPRSKAGLAWHLAGGPYWTGQLRTLAVNAAGLNRDAFVPPPARAQVAREARWFLAIYVVAAGVSILFGNAVLLWLWLLPVLLGEPFLRIYLLAEHTGCPHVPNMLDNTRTTLTTMPVRFIAWNMPFHVEHHAYPAVPFHRLPAFHDVLRDHLTVTANGYTAATRAATAAALRGGA, encoded by the coding sequence ATGGCCGTAGCCGAATCGTCGCGCCAAGTGCCGGATCATCACGAACTCGTCGGACGGTTGAGCCGCGAGCAGCGGCTCGACCTGCTGCAGCGTTCCGATGTCAAGGGCCTTCTCCACCTCTCGGGCCATCTGGGGGCGCTCGGGGTGACCGGTTCCCTCATCGCGTTCGAGGCGCCTGGGTGGCCGGTCCTGCTGCCGCTTCACGGTATCCTGCTGGTCTTCCTGTTCTGCCTGCAGCACGAGGCGGTGCACAAGACGCCGTTCCGCAGCGCCGGGCTCAACGCGGCCGCGGCTTGGGGCGCCGGAGTCGTCCGTCTGCTGCCGCCGGTCTGGTTTCAACATTTCCACATGGACCACCACCGCTACACCCATGATCCGGTCCGCGACCCGGAGCTGGCTCGGCCGCTGCCGCGGTCGAAGGCCGGTCTCGCCTGGCATCTTGCTGGCGGTCCCTATTGGACCGGCCAGTTGCGCACGCTCGCCGTCAACGCCGCCGGCTTGAACCGCGACGCCTTCGTTCCGCCACCGGCCCGCGCCCAGGTGGCGCGGGAAGCCCGGTGGTTCCTCGCGATCTACGTCGTGGCGGCAGGTGTCTCGATCCTCTTCGGCAACGCGGTGCTGTTGTGGTTGTGGCTCTTGCCCGTGCTTCTGGGCGAGCCTTTTCTGCGCATCTACCTGCTGGCCGAGCACACCGGGTGCCCGCACGTGCCCAACATGCTGGATAACACGCGCACGACTCTGACGACGATGCCGGTGCGCTTCATCGCCTGGAACATGCCCTTCCACGTCGAGCACCATGCCTATCCGGCCGTGCCGTTCCATAGGTTGCCGGCGTTCCACGACGTTCTTCGGGACCATCTGACCGTCACGGCCAACGGATACACCGCCGCAACCCGGGCCGCCACCGCCGCCGCCCTGCGCGGCGGGGCGTGA
- a CDS encoding LLM class flavin-dependent oxidoreductase, with translation MQMQFSLHSPNGGLKEAARIRERVVRAEQLGFEGIYLGCSQLSTPEPFQILACCAVATNRLKLGTAVTNMVYQDPTVLAGSAATLSDISDGRAVLGLGTGDGPVYAMGRRATRLKEFEEGVRTIRNVLQGGELVTPNNRVSVNYRMLPTPVYLSMEGPKGLRLAGRVADGVFLGSGVEPRAVSWALTRIAEGAAEAGRSPDEIATLACGMVCIKDDGDEARQIVRRRLANRAHHNFQSTLETVPEEEMESIRKFMGAFDQSKPMEERSDPALITDYLVRRFAIAGTPRECIERLEELADAGVGGVMLTPARRVYEETVEALAEKVMPAFGA, from the coding sequence ATGCAGATGCAGTTCAGTCTTCACAGTCCCAACGGCGGCCTGAAGGAAGCGGCGCGGATCCGCGAGCGCGTGGTGCGCGCGGAGCAGCTCGGCTTCGAGGGCATCTACCTCGGGTGCAGCCAGCTCAGCACCCCGGAACCGTTCCAGATCCTGGCCTGTTGCGCGGTGGCCACGAATCGTTTGAAGCTCGGCACGGCCGTCACCAACATGGTCTACCAGGACCCCACCGTTTTGGCGGGCTCGGCCGCGACCCTGAGCGACATCTCCGACGGCCGCGCGGTGCTCGGCCTCGGCACCGGCGACGGCCCGGTGTATGCCATGGGCCGGAGGGCCACCCGGCTGAAGGAGTTCGAGGAGGGCGTACGCACCATCCGCAACGTCCTCCAGGGCGGCGAGCTGGTGACCCCGAACAACCGCGTGAGCGTGAACTACCGCATGCTGCCGACGCCCGTGTACCTGTCCATGGAGGGACCCAAGGGCCTGCGGCTGGCGGGACGGGTGGCCGACGGCGTCTTCCTCGGGAGTGGCGTGGAGCCCCGCGCGGTGAGCTGGGCGCTTACGCGCATCGCCGAGGGCGCCGCCGAGGCCGGACGCTCGCCCGACGAGATCGCCACCTTGGCCTGCGGCATGGTGTGCATCAAGGACGACGGCGACGAGGCGCGCCAAATCGTGCGCCGCCGCCTCGCCAACCGGGCGCACCACAACTTCCAGTCCACCCTTGAGACCGTGCCCGAGGAAGAGATGGAGAGCATCCGGAAGTTCATGGGGGCCTTCGACCAGTCCAAGCCCATGGAAGAACGCTCCGACCCGGCGTTGATCACCGACTATCTCGTGCGCCGCTTCGCCATCGCCGGCACCCCCAGGGAGTGCATCGAGCGCCTGGAGGAGTTGGCGGATGCCGGCGTCGGCGGCGTCATGCTGACACCCGCGCGACGCGTGTACGAGGAGACCGTGGAGGCTTTGGCCGAGAAGGTGATGCCGGCGTTCGGAGCGTAG
- the dctP gene encoding TRAP transporter substrate-binding protein DctP — protein MRMKSLTRVSVLALLLAVPLWTITAATPADAKEVVIRAIAAWPLSCNCDLMYKKYIERVNEKGKGVVQIRLLGGPEVAPAFEQLQALRTGIADMTHSAGAYYVGETIEAAAMYLIAPTNLKRYLEALRNSGALDIINEAYAKKSSVRFVGITVGGTGFRFLMAKPIDSLDGLKGKRIRASGAQDARAIQFLGGSPQTIPANELYTALQRGVVDGAYRAPDDAWSFGERDVYKAMIATPIQLSPGGIYVATRAWDKWPDAVKTLLTDTSRAMEAEVLNYYHQSDQNSIKKLQANGMKIIEVDDAAKKRLADARNAYWADLLKQSPDFGARLQKALAPYN, from the coding sequence ATGCGTATGAAGTCCCTGACGAGAGTCTCGGTGCTGGCTCTGTTGCTCGCCGTCCCCCTGTGGACCATAACCGCCGCCACGCCGGCGGACGCCAAGGAGGTGGTGATCCGCGCCATCGCGGCGTGGCCGCTGAGCTGCAACTGCGACCTGATGTACAAGAAGTACATTGAGCGCGTAAACGAAAAGGGCAAGGGCGTGGTGCAGATCCGCCTCCTGGGCGGACCCGAGGTGGCCCCCGCATTCGAGCAGCTTCAGGCCCTGCGCACCGGCATCGCGGACATGACGCACTCGGCGGGCGCGTACTACGTGGGCGAGACCATTGAGGCCGCGGCCATGTACCTTATCGCGCCGACCAATCTGAAGCGCTACCTGGAGGCCTTGCGCAACAGCGGCGCCCTCGACATCATCAACGAAGCCTACGCCAAGAAGTCCTCCGTCCGCTTCGTCGGCATCACCGTGGGCGGCACCGGTTTCCGCTTCCTCATGGCCAAGCCCATCGACAGCCTGGACGGTCTCAAGGGCAAACGCATCCGGGCCTCCGGTGCCCAGGACGCCCGCGCCATCCAGTTTCTCGGAGGGTCGCCGCAGACCATCCCGGCCAACGAGCTCTACACGGCGCTCCAGCGCGGCGTCGTGGACGGCGCCTACCGAGCCCCCGACGATGCCTGGAGCTTCGGCGAACGGGACGTCTACAAGGCGATGATCGCCACGCCCATCCAACTCTCGCCGGGCGGCATCTATGTCGCAACGCGCGCTTGGGACAAGTGGCCGGATGCCGTGAAGACGTTGCTCACGGACACGTCCCGCGCGATGGAGGCGGAGGTGCTCAACTACTACCACCAGTCCGACCAGAACTCGATCAAGAAGCTGCAAGCCAACGGCATGAAGATCATCGAAGTGGACGACGCGGCGAAGAAGCGCCTTGCCGACGCCCGCAACGCCTACTGGGCGGATCTGCTCAAGCAATCGCCGGACTTCGGAGCGCGGCTCCAGAAGGCCCTGGCGCCCTACAACTGA
- a CDS encoding ABC transporter substrate-binding protein has product MGNLSLTLATGPYDRVEAIAKGEVRPEGIDVTCLQIQSPPEIFTRMMKTRAFDLCEMSLSTYLTRRARGSFPFIALPVFPSRLFRHAYVYVNREQGITEPADINGKRVGVQEYGQTAAVWIRGILQHRHGVDLSSIRWVEGGVNAPRPPDGEVDLRPLGDLDLEPAPADKSINDLLAEGAIAAYLGARQPDSLGKNPAVGRLFPDYRRAEREYFQATGIFPIMHTIVMREELHERHPWIAESMFKAFQAAKAWVLKHMSFTGAMLYMVPWLNAEVDEIRELFGGDPYPYGVEANRANLETFMQYLVEQGFVAEPRPALEDLFTPIVGWTE; this is encoded by the coding sequence TTGGGAAATCTTTCATTGACCCTGGCCACCGGGCCGTACGACCGCGTCGAAGCCATCGCCAAGGGCGAGGTACGGCCCGAGGGCATCGACGTCACCTGCCTGCAGATCCAGTCGCCGCCGGAGATCTTCACCCGCATGATGAAGACCCGGGCCTTCGACCTGTGCGAGATGTCGCTGTCCACCTATCTCACCCGGCGCGCGCGCGGATCGTTCCCGTTCATCGCGCTGCCGGTGTTCCCGTCGCGGCTCTTCCGCCACGCGTACGTGTACGTCAACCGCGAACAGGGCATCACCGAACCCGCGGACATCAACGGCAAGCGCGTGGGCGTGCAGGAGTACGGCCAGACCGCGGCCGTGTGGATCCGTGGCATCCTGCAGCACCGGCACGGCGTCGACCTGTCCAGCATCCGCTGGGTCGAGGGCGGGGTCAACGCGCCGCGGCCGCCGGACGGCGAGGTGGACCTGAGGCCGTTGGGCGACCTGGATCTCGAGCCGGCCCCGGCGGACAAGTCCATCAACGACCTGCTGGCGGAGGGCGCCATCGCCGCGTATCTCGGTGCCCGGCAGCCGGATTCGCTGGGCAAGAATCCGGCCGTCGGCAGGCTTTTCCCGGACTACCGCCGGGCCGAACGGGAGTACTTCCAGGCCACCGGCATCTTTCCCATCATGCACACCATCGTCATGCGCGAGGAGCTTCATGAACGGCACCCGTGGATCGCCGAGAGCATGTTCAAGGCCTTCCAGGCGGCCAAGGCATGGGTGCTGAAGCACATGAGCTTCACCGGCGCCATGCTGTACATGGTCCCGTGGCTCAACGCCGAGGTGGACGAGATCCGGGAGCTTTTCGGCGGCGACCCCTACCCTTACGGGGTGGAGGCCAATCGGGCCAACCTTGAGACGTTCATGCAGTACCTCGTGGAGCAAGGGTTCGTGGCGGAGCCCAGGCCCGCCCTGGAGGACCTGTTCACGCCCATCGTGGGGTGGACGGAGTAG